One genomic window of Streptomyces sp. NBC_01276 includes the following:
- a CDS encoding BTAD domain-containing putative transcriptional regulator has protein sequence MPAIPTADRPAEPLLRVLGPMAARHDGRDLPLGPPRRRALFALLLVRLGRVVPTEVLVEELWAGEPPRQAVATLQSHVSHLRRALRPAAGAARLSVRHRAQGYVLDVDPEHVDVCRFERLVAEGRRLLEGHDPAGARDRLGQALRLWRGSPYAEFDAHPSLYDETARLEQVRLTALEVHAEARLLLGADEEVAGDLDGEARRHPTRERLVGHLMTALSRLGRQAEALEAYERTRVHLAEEFGVETDAELRRIRTALLTPEPEAQPQAGPLPADRPGTAARAFAPPPAPAGAGAAGRLGPEERERTGGTGREDRSGGTPVTAPDGPGHPDADTAPDTDTDTDTDTDTTASPRRVAAERPEPDRPAGPSPFTGRSRELDGLTTAVADVRVGHGHVAGVLGPAGMGKTRLLLELAPRLEAVGTETDGEGGLEVVWSHCFPGEGVPPYWLWTQVLRRLSATRPDAFRDATRPFGALLAPVMPERTAGSGASAGPGSDAGAGAGAGAGADWAQARFLTNDAVCEVLLALAARRPLVLFLEDLHWADTASLDLLRLLSTRRHGHPLAIVLTARDFEVESDATLRRTLSEVLRGPRTGTLRLDGLSRRAVAALVRAQAGPGVDAEVVEVLHRRSEGNPYFVMQLLSLLGDARSLHRSDAVDTLLSRVPTGVREALNQRFATLPGPVLRVLRLCAVLGTEVDTDLLHRTVSGEEPVAEALEAAIRAGLLEEDPHHPGRLHFAHALVQETLVGELARRDLHRLHAKIAEALCARRRGRVGDEEIERVAHHTWHAQRALPAGEALPRMLQAAEQAEQQLAYERVETWLRRAVHLIGFLPPDETATVRLEQQLHIQLGQVLATTRGYGHPEAEAALAHGRALNPVTRAPESPSVLWALCAAYLVTGRYDASRQFSGLLRDISRRGSEPVAVLGAAYGEGIVLHVRGMLPQALAELEHGVEMADRYARDGHSLARTFQHDPRVSCRSYNAFTHWLLGDRPTATARRRELLRLTTFDSRPSDRCFALYVDAVVAAWEGDAGTALASGAEGVRLAGEHGLLYWKAMLGLLEGWGLTHSAREAEGLALMHASMDRLRGSRTLLRHPLHLGLLGQAQHHAGRREEARDTFHALLAAVEQRREDVYLHPALPATGLIRTLLGPDGAVSSPRRGSSGTSRLRPT, from the coding sequence ATGCCCGCAATTCCGACGGCGGACCGTCCGGCCGAGCCCCTGCTCAGGGTGCTGGGACCCATGGCGGCCCGCCACGACGGACGCGACCTCCCGCTCGGCCCGCCGCGCCGACGGGCCCTGTTCGCCCTGCTCCTCGTACGTCTCGGACGCGTGGTGCCCACGGAGGTCCTCGTCGAGGAACTGTGGGCCGGGGAGCCGCCGCGCCAGGCCGTCGCGACCCTGCAGAGCCACGTCTCCCATCTGCGCCGGGCCCTGCGGCCGGCGGCCGGGGCGGCCCGGCTGTCGGTGCGCCACCGGGCGCAGGGGTACGTCCTCGACGTCGATCCGGAGCACGTCGACGTGTGCCGCTTCGAGCGGCTGGTCGCCGAGGGGAGGCGGTTGCTGGAGGGCCACGATCCGGCGGGCGCGCGCGACCGGCTCGGGCAGGCGCTGCGCCTGTGGCGGGGTTCCCCGTACGCGGAGTTCGACGCCCATCCGTCCCTGTACGACGAGACGGCCCGGCTGGAACAGGTCCGGCTGACCGCCCTGGAGGTCCACGCTGAGGCCCGGCTGCTCCTCGGCGCGGACGAGGAGGTGGCCGGCGACCTCGACGGGGAGGCCCGCCGTCACCCCACCCGGGAACGCCTCGTAGGCCACCTCATGACCGCCCTGTCCCGGCTGGGACGGCAGGCGGAGGCGCTGGAGGCGTACGAACGCACCCGCGTCCACCTCGCCGAGGAGTTCGGCGTGGAGACCGACGCCGAGCTGCGCCGGATCCGGACCGCGCTCCTGACCCCGGAACCGGAGGCGCAGCCGCAGGCGGGCCCGCTCCCGGCGGACCGGCCCGGCACCGCGGCGCGCGCGTTCGCGCCCCCGCCCGCGCCGGCGGGAGCCGGAGCGGCCGGGCGCCTCGGCCCCGAGGAGCGGGAGCGTACCGGCGGGACCGGGCGGGAGGACCGGAGCGGCGGCACGCCCGTCACGGCGCCGGACGGACCCGGCCACCCGGACGCCGACACGGCCCCGGACACCGACACCGACACCGACACCGACACCGACACCACAGCGTCACCCCGGCGGGTGGCGGCCGAGCGGCCCGAGCCCGACCGCCCGGCCGGCCCCTCGCCGTTCACCGGCCGCTCCCGCGAACTGGACGGCCTGACGACCGCCGTGGCCGACGTGCGCGTGGGCCACGGGCACGTGGCCGGGGTGCTCGGCCCCGCCGGCATGGGCAAGACCCGCCTGCTCCTCGAACTCGCCCCCCGGCTGGAGGCCGTCGGTACGGAAACGGACGGGGAGGGCGGGCTGGAGGTGGTCTGGAGCCACTGCTTCCCCGGCGAGGGCGTCCCGCCCTACTGGCTGTGGACGCAGGTCCTGCGCCGGCTGTCCGCCACCCGCCCCGACGCCTTCCGGGACGCGACACGACCGTTCGGCGCCCTGCTCGCCCCCGTGATGCCCGAACGGACGGCCGGGTCCGGCGCCTCCGCCGGCCCCGGATCCGATGCCGGTGCCGGTGCCGGTGCCGGTGCCGGTGCCGACTGGGCCCAGGCCCGGTTCCTGACCAACGACGCGGTCTGCGAGGTGCTGCTCGCCCTGGCCGCCCGGCGCCCGCTGGTGCTGTTCCTGGAAGACCTGCACTGGGCCGACACCGCCTCCCTGGACCTGCTCCGCCTGCTGAGCACCCGCCGCCACGGCCACCCGCTCGCGATCGTGCTGACCGCCCGCGACTTCGAGGTCGAATCCGACGCCACCCTGCGCCGGACCCTCTCCGAGGTCCTGCGCGGCCCCCGTACCGGGACCCTGCGGCTGGACGGGCTGTCCCGCCGGGCCGTCGCCGCGCTCGTACGGGCGCAGGCCGGGCCGGGCGTGGACGCGGAGGTCGTCGAGGTGCTGCACCGGCGCAGCGAGGGCAACCCGTACTTCGTCATGCAGCTCCTGTCCCTCCTCGGCGATGCCCGCAGCCTGCACCGGTCCGATGCGGTGGACACGCTCCTGTCCCGCGTGCCCACCGGCGTGCGCGAGGCCCTGAACCAGCGGTTCGCCACGCTGCCCGGACCGGTCCTGCGCGTGCTGCGGCTGTGCGCGGTCCTCGGCACCGAGGTCGACACGGACCTGCTGCACCGCACGGTCTCCGGGGAGGAGCCGGTGGCCGAGGCGCTGGAGGCGGCCATCCGCGCCGGTCTGCTCGAAGAGGACCCGCACCATCCCGGGCGGCTCCATTTCGCCCACGCCCTGGTGCAGGAGACGCTCGTCGGCGAGCTCGCCCGCAGGGACCTGCACCGGCTGCACGCCAAGATCGCCGAGGCCCTGTGCGCGCGCAGGCGGGGGCGGGTGGGCGACGAGGAGATCGAGCGGGTGGCCCACCACACCTGGCACGCCCAGCGCGCCCTGCCCGCCGGGGAGGCGCTCCCGCGGATGCTCCAGGCAGCGGAGCAGGCCGAGCAGCAACTGGCGTACGAGCGGGTGGAGACCTGGCTGCGCCGGGCGGTGCACCTGATCGGCTTCCTGCCCCCGGACGAGACCGCGACCGTACGCCTCGAACAGCAACTGCACATCCAGCTCGGCCAGGTCCTGGCCACCACGCGCGGCTACGGCCATCCGGAGGCCGAGGCGGCGCTCGCGCACGGCCGGGCGCTCAATCCGGTGACGCGGGCCCCGGAGAGCCCGTCGGTGCTCTGGGCGCTGTGCGCGGCCTACCTGGTCACCGGCCGCTACGACGCCTCACGGCAGTTCTCCGGCCTGTTGCGGGACATCTCGCGCCGCGGCTCCGAGCCGGTGGCGGTGCTCGGAGCGGCGTACGGGGAGGGCATCGTGCTGCACGTGCGGGGCATGCTGCCGCAGGCCCTGGCCGAGCTGGAGCACGGCGTCGAGATGGCGGACCGGTACGCCCGCGACGGTCATTCCCTGGCCCGGACCTTCCAGCACGACCCGCGCGTCTCCTGCCGGTCCTACAACGCCTTCACCCACTGGCTCCTGGGCGACCGCCCGACCGCCACGGCACGCCGCCGCGAACTGCTGCGCCTGACCACGTTCGACAGCAGACCCTCGGACCGCTGCTTCGCCCTCTACGTGGACGCGGTCGTGGCGGCCTGGGAGGGCGACGCCGGCACGGCGCTGGCCTCGGGTGCCGAGGGGGTCCGGCTCGCGGGCGAGCACGGGCTGCTCTACTGGAAGGCCATGCTCGGCCTGCTCGAAGGCTGGGGCCTGACGCATTCCGCCCGGGAGGCGGAGGGCCTGGCCCTGATGCACGCCTCGATGGACCGGCTGCGCGGCTCCAGGACCCTGCTGCGCCACCCCCTCCACCTGGGCCTGCTGGGCCAGGCACAGCACCACGCGGGACGCCGGGAGGAGGCGCGGGACACCTTCCACGCCCTCCTGGCGGCGGTCGAGCAGCGCCGTGAGGACGTCTACCTCCACCCGGCGCTGCCCGCCACGGGGCTCATCCGTACCCTGCTCGGCCCGGACGGGGCGGTCAGCTCGCCTCGGCGAGGCTCCAGTGGAACTTCCCGCCTCCGACCCACCTGA
- a CDS encoding RICIN domain-containing protein, which translates to MSASRNRLAGACVAAALALAGAGLGAPAVAAPPAQAAPPAAAFTVTVGPKGPWTQPDDTPAVPYLDKDGTFYYQQSHALYGASDPRKWTFYTGTDLDTATRSGRISDAMNPADSRDRNNDTTWRCNNSPTGVESTAAPAGSGYSQRNFCDLTGVWVDPDTGDWYGLVHNEFTPQPFGDSSHFDGIDYAVSTDQGRTWAVKDHVITSPYSTARGDTTAFPQQTYHYGDGDPRLFTDTASGYFYVFYGSRIVDKGSGWETFHAHVARAPIADRMAPGSWQKWYDGAWSQPGVGGRESNMVPVDSASATGYTPADREYDPATTGTAGQQVAAGAMPPTSPLFVMDITYNAHLGLYVAEPQAVKQDGTAPQQFYVTDNLATQKWRLIGDTGSHTNASWYRWFLDSANRTASGIVGKDFRSYCSFGCSNGASSEYVNVSITTPTPAAPLDTGKAYRIGAAGRVLAQAAPGGTATTSRATATGSALESWIFSSGGDGSYRITNAATGGLLGVDSTSTAQRAWGTKPTVTAPGSGGPDVGRQWWVVPGTSADGGARTGTYRLVNRYSGLVIAMSATASRQAETTPVRSWTDTGGAAGGGRTAAEQTLTLTAVGPAPGSLDGTRTLVSGGQALDDPDHSTTAGTQLITYTPHTGANQRWNLTRQPDGSYEIVNAESGLCADISGGSTEAGAKVIQWTCHGGTNQRWTVVRGRDGTHTVASLKSGLLLTTASTAAGSPVTQQPDTGSPLQHWTIT; encoded by the coding sequence GTGTCAGCCTCTCGGAACAGACTCGCGGGCGCGTGCGTCGCGGCGGCGCTGGCCCTGGCCGGCGCCGGCCTCGGCGCACCGGCCGTGGCCGCCCCACCCGCGCAGGCGGCCCCGCCGGCCGCCGCCTTCACCGTCACGGTCGGTCCGAAGGGGCCCTGGACCCAGCCGGACGACACCCCCGCCGTCCCCTACCTCGACAAGGACGGCACCTTCTACTACCAGCAGTCCCACGCGCTCTACGGCGCCTCCGACCCGCGCAAGTGGACCTTCTACACCGGCACGGACCTCGACACGGCCACCCGGTCGGGCCGGATCAGCGACGCGATGAACCCCGCCGACAGCAGGGACAGGAACAACGACACCACCTGGCGCTGCAACAACAGCCCCACCGGAGTCGAGTCCACCGCCGCACCGGCCGGATCGGGCTACTCACAGCGCAACTTCTGCGACCTGACGGGCGTGTGGGTCGACCCGGACACCGGCGACTGGTACGGCCTGGTCCACAACGAGTTCACCCCGCAGCCCTTCGGCGACAGCTCCCACTTCGACGGGATCGACTACGCGGTCTCCACCGACCAGGGCCGTACCTGGGCCGTCAAGGACCACGTCATCACCTCCCCGTACAGCACCGCCCGCGGCGACACCACGGCGTTCCCCCAACAGACCTACCACTACGGCGACGGTGACCCGCGCCTGTTCACCGACACCGCCTCGGGCTACTTCTACGTCTTCTACGGTTCGAGGATCGTGGACAAGGGCAGCGGCTGGGAGACGTTCCACGCGCACGTGGCCCGGGCCCCGATCGCGGACAGGATGGCGCCCGGATCCTGGCAGAAGTGGTACGACGGGGCCTGGTCCCAGCCCGGTGTCGGAGGCCGCGAGAGCAACATGGTGCCGGTCGACTCCGCGAGCGCCACCGGATACACCCCCGCCGACCGGGAGTACGATCCGGCCACCACCGGGACGGCGGGCCAGCAGGTCGCGGCCGGCGCCATGCCCCCGACCTCGCCGCTGTTCGTCATGGACATCACCTACAACGCCCACCTCGGCCTCTACGTGGCCGAGCCGCAGGCGGTGAAGCAGGACGGAACGGCACCCCAGCAGTTCTACGTCACCGACAACCTCGCCACGCAGAAGTGGCGCCTGATCGGCGACACCGGGAGCCACACCAACGCGTCCTGGTACCGGTGGTTCCTCGACAGCGCGAACAGGACGGCCTCGGGCATCGTCGGCAAGGACTTCCGCTCCTACTGCTCGTTCGGATGCTCGAACGGCGCCTCGTCCGAGTACGTCAACGTCTCGATCACCACCCCCACCCCCGCCGCGCCGCTCGACACCGGCAAGGCCTACCGGATCGGCGCGGCCGGCCGCGTCCTCGCCCAGGCCGCCCCGGGCGGCACCGCCACCACGTCCCGGGCCACCGCCACCGGTTCGGCCCTGGAATCCTGGATCTTCAGCAGCGGCGGTGACGGCAGCTACCGCATCACCAACGCGGCCACCGGGGGACTGCTGGGCGTCGACTCCACCTCCACGGCGCAGCGCGCCTGGGGTACGAAGCCCACCGTCACCGCACCCGGATCCGGCGGCCCCGACGTCGGCCGGCAGTGGTGGGTCGTTCCCGGCACCTCCGCCGACGGCGGCGCGCGCACCGGTACCTACCGCCTCGTCAACCGGTACAGCGGACTGGTCATCGCCATGTCGGCCACGGCCTCCCGGCAGGCCGAGACCACACCGGTCCGCTCCTGGACCGACACCGGTGGCGCGGCGGGCGGCGGGCGCACGGCGGCCGAACAGACCCTGACCCTCACGGCAGTGGGACCCGCACCCGGCTCCCTCGACGGCACCCGCACGCTCGTTTCCGGTGGCCAGGCCCTCGACGACCCCGACCACAGCACCACCGCGGGCACCCAGCTGATCACCTACACGCCCCACACCGGCGCCAACCAGAGGTGGAACCTCACGCGGCAGCCGGACGGCTCGTACGAGATCGTCAACGCCGAGTCCGGCCTCTGCGCCGACATCAGCGGCGGTTCCACCGAGGCGGGTGCCAAGGTGATCCAGTGGACCTGCCACGGCGGCACCAACCAGCGCTGGACCGTCGTCCGCGGCCGGGACGGCACCCACACGGTCGCATCGCTGAAGAGCGGGCTGCTCCTCACCACCGCCTCCACGGCCGCCGGCTCCCCGGTCACCCAGCAACCGGACACCGGATCGCCCCTCCAGCACTGGACGATCACCTGA